The following proteins are encoded in a genomic region of Amblyraja radiata isolate CabotCenter1 chromosome 19, sAmbRad1.1.pri, whole genome shotgun sequence:
- the ttll12 gene encoding tubulin--tyrosine ligase-like protein 12 produces MEQGPEQQQFQLFADVHGAALRASGVPPLYWESLQQKLAQEVFDAGDAFGIMRVEDEADEDDSEEKVSLNPGTPLIYQVIVTKEDGLQATDANSIFLIDHAWTYRVDQARQQLWDTPGLLHRMANLTGVEFHGEVPDDDTIDSVLADLWAFSHTYKLSQGTAEERVPIWYVMDEFGSQIRHSDEPTFQVVPFFYGSAQVAFSLLWPLRDLDHGEEVTWDHAHGEQNPLVRKCRLLPWQPADFKGIDASVGEPPEEYFKAVFTDNTENLPLPIEPPVYQKDKIFKVYSDIKQVVENLDGPRFALTEDEEEADILYLYNHFKDYRTLSEQRPRVLVNQFPCENLVTVKDCLAAVARRAGGVDGPKWLPMTYNLCTELPQFVSCYQQRQDRGEDNHWICKPWNLARGLDTHVTNNLNYIIRQRESTPKVVCKYIENPVLFERDDIEGLVKFDIRYIILLHSVQPLELYAYNVFWLRFSNRPFSLDHLDDTQKHFTVMNYADGIPLKQIHYDDFIPMFEKQYPKYSWAGVQEEIYKSFVELFQVATAKPAPSGICNYPSSRAIYAVDLMLKWDADDDGRRIMQPQILEVNYNPDCVRACKYHPSFFNDVFSVLFLEEEAGHNVTLLS; encoded by the exons ATGGAGCAGGGCCCGGAGCAGCAGCAGTTCCAGCTGTTTGCAGATGTGCATGGCGCGGCGCTGCGAGCCTCGGGGGTTCCCCCGCTCTACTGGGAGAGTTTGCAACAGAAGCTGGCGCAGGAG GTGTTCGATGCAGGAGATGCGTTTGGGATCATGCGAGTGGAAGATGAGGCCGATGAAGATGATTCGGAGGAGAAGGTGTCACTTAACCCTGGGACGCCCCTCATTTATCAAGTAATCGTCACCAAAGAAGATGGACTTCAGGCTACAGATGCCAATAG TATTTTCTTAATAGACCACGCTTGGACCTACCGGGTGGACCAAGCCCGTCAGCAGCTATGGGATACCCCTGGCTTGCTGCACCGGATGGCCAACCTCACTGGCGTTGAATTCCACGGAGAGGTCCCAGACGATGATACCATTGACAGTGTCTTAGCCGACTTGTGGGCTTTCAGCCACACCTATAAGCTATCGCAGGGG ACAGCAGAAGAGCGGGTGCCGATTTGGTACGTGATGGACGAGTTTGGGTCTCAAATCCGGCACTCGGACGAACCCACGTTCCAAGTGGTTCCTTTCTTTTACGGGTCGGCACAGGTGGCTTTCTCTCTGCTCTGGCCCCTGCGTGACCTCGACCACGGTG AGGAAGTCACGTGGGATCACGCACACGGTGAGCAGAATCCTCTCGTCAGGAAATGCAGGCTGTTGCCTTGGCAACCCGCTGATTTTAAGGGCATCGATGCCAGTGTCGGTGAACCTCCAGAAGAATACTTTAAG GCAGTTTTCACTGACAACACCGAGAATCTCCCTCTGCCAATAGAACCACCAGTTTACCAGAAGGATAAAATTTTCAA GGTTTACTCGGATATTAAGCAAGTGGTGGAGAATCTGGATGGCCCCCGCTTTGCCTTGACGGAAGATGAAGAGGAGGCCGATATTCTTTACTTGTACAATCATTTCAAAGACTACAG GACTCTGAGTGAGCAGAGGCCCCGTGTCCTGGTGAATCAGTTCCCATGTGAAAACCTGGTGACGGTGAAAGACTGTTTGGCTGCTGTGGCTCGGCGGGCGGGAGGTGTGGATGGTCCAAAATGGCTGCCGATGACCTATAACCTTTGCACCGAGCTGCCTCAGTTTGTCAGCTGTTACCAGCAACGTCAAGACAG AGGCGAGGACAATCACTGGATCTGCAAACCCTGGAACTTGGCTCGAGGACTGGACACGCACGTTACGAACAACCTCAACTACATCATTCGCCAAAGAGAAAGTACTCCCAAG GTGGTTTGCAAGTATATCGAAAACCCGGTGCTATTTGAGAGAGATGACATAGAAGGGCTCGTTAAATTTGACATTCGCTACATTATCCTCCTCCATTCAGTCCAACCGTTGGAGCTGTATGCGTACAATGTATTCTGGCTCCGCTTTTCCAACAG GCCTTTCTCCTTGGATCATCTCGATGACACTCAAAAGCATTTCACAGTCATGAACTACGCCGATGGAATTCCGCTGAAGCAG ATCCACTACGATGACTTCATACCAATGTTTGAGAAGCAGTACCCCAAGTATTCCTGGGCTGGTGTACAG GAGGAGATATACAAATCGTTTGTTGAGCTATTTCAAGTGGCCACGGCTAAACCTGCCCCCTCTGGGATCTGCAACTACCCGTCATCCCGGGCAATCTATGCCGTCGACCTCATGCTGAAATGGGACGCTGATGATGATG GAAGGCGGATCATGCAGCCTCAGATTCTGGAGGTGAACTACAACCCCGACTGCGTGCGAGCTTGCAAGTATCACCCTAGCTTTTTCAACGACGTGTTCAGCGTGCTGTTCCTGGAGGAGGAGGCCGGGCACAACGTCACTCTCTTGAGCTGA